The following coding sequences are from one Parabacteroides pacaensis window:
- a CDS encoding glycoside hydrolase family 127 protein produces the protein MNKLSATLLFAAVLANITQLGEAQNKPSSHGYPIDPVPFTSVQVTDNFWGQRLRASREVTIPLAFSKCEETGRYTNFVHAAHPSDTIHVGGFSFDDTDVYKTIEGASYLLQTYPDKKLEKYIDSVLVIVAAAQEPDGYLYTSRTMNPKHPHEWSDSKRWEKVEELSHEFYNLGHMVEGAIAHYQATGKRNFLDIALKYADCVCREIGDQPGQLVRVPGHQIAEMALAKLYTVTGNRKYLDQAKFFLDRRGYTSRTDEYSQAHKPVTEQDEAVGHAVRAAYMYSGMADVAALTGDSAYIHAIDKIWENIVGKKYYITGGIGATSNGEAFGKNYELPNMSAYCETCAAIGNVYLNYRLFLLHGESKYYDVLERTLYNGLISGVSLDGGGFFYPNPLESMGQHQRQPWFGCACCPSNICRFIPSLPGYVYAVKDRDVYVNLFLSNTSRLKVKGKAVSLAQTTRYPWDGDIAIEIAKNSAGSFNLKIRIPGWVQNRPVPGNLYTYADGKHPGYSVQVNGEPVSATLQDGYFCLNRAWKKGDKVEVRFDMEPRIVKASHQVEADRGRIAVERGPLVYCAEWPDNDFDVSGVLMNRSPRFEVVPQPGLLYGITQLKTDAQVLGYDVRGRLTATDVKLTLIPYYAWAHRGPGAMAVWLPQELSASRPTLPPSLASESKIEASHPAKSISAVNDRLVPHDESDRSVPYYHWWPKQGTTEWISYEFRAPATVSSATVYWFDDAPWGGCRVPQSWKIYYKDAAGSWQPVSGANRYTTEKGIANTVHFDPVKTTAVKLEVLQPEKYSSGVFEWEVK, from the coding sequence ATGAACAAATTATCGGCCACACTTTTGTTTGCCGCTGTCTTAGCAAACATAACACAGCTTGGTGAAGCGCAAAACAAACCGTCTTCACACGGCTATCCTATCGACCCGGTTCCTTTCACGTCCGTGCAGGTAACGGATAACTTCTGGGGGCAGCGCCTCCGGGCAAGCCGCGAAGTAACCATTCCTCTCGCCTTCAGCAAATGTGAAGAAACCGGCCGTTACACGAATTTCGTCCACGCGGCCCATCCCAGCGATACCATCCACGTAGGCGGTTTCTCATTCGACGATACCGATGTGTATAAAACCATTGAAGGAGCCAGTTACCTGTTACAGACGTATCCGGACAAAAAGCTGGAGAAATATATCGATAGCGTGCTTGTGATCGTGGCTGCGGCTCAAGAACCCGACGGGTATCTTTACACCAGCCGCACGATGAATCCGAAGCATCCTCACGAATGGTCGGACTCCAAACGTTGGGAAAAGGTAGAAGAACTAAGCCACGAATTTTACAACCTCGGCCACATGGTGGAAGGAGCTATTGCCCATTACCAGGCAACCGGCAAGAGGAATTTCCTGGATATTGCCCTTAAATATGCGGATTGCGTATGCCGCGAAATAGGCGACCAACCGGGCCAATTGGTTCGTGTACCCGGCCACCAGATAGCCGAAATGGCTTTGGCCAAACTTTATACCGTAACGGGGAATCGTAAATACCTGGATCAGGCTAAGTTTTTCCTGGACCGCCGCGGGTATACCAGCCGGACGGACGAATACAGCCAGGCCCACAAACCGGTTACCGAACAAGACGAAGCGGTAGGCCATGCCGTACGTGCCGCTTACATGTATTCCGGCATGGCGGATGTGGCTGCTTTGACCGGGGATAGTGCTTATATCCATGCCATCGATAAGATTTGGGAGAACATAGTAGGCAAGAAATATTACATTACCGGCGGAATCGGGGCCACAAGCAACGGCGAAGCATTCGGTAAGAATTACGAGTTGCCCAATATGTCGGCCTATTGTGAAACCTGTGCCGCTATCGGGAATGTGTATCTGAATTACCGTCTCTTCCTGCTACACGGCGAATCGAAATATTACGATGTGCTGGAACGTACGCTTTACAACGGCCTCATTTCAGGCGTGTCGTTAGACGGAGGGGGCTTCTTTTATCCCAATCCCCTGGAAAGCATGGGCCAACACCAGCGTCAGCCCTGGTTCGGTTGTGCTTGTTGCCCTAGTAATATTTGCCGTTTCATCCCCTCGTTGCCCGGATATGTTTATGCTGTGAAAGACAGGGACGTGTACGTCAACCTTTTTTTAAGCAATACTTCCCGGTTGAAGGTAAAGGGTAAAGCCGTTTCTTTGGCTCAAACCACCCGGTATCCTTGGGACGGAGATATTGCTATCGAGATTGCCAAAAACTCAGCCGGGTCGTTCAACTTGAAAATCCGTATTCCGGGCTGGGTGCAAAACCGTCCGGTTCCCGGTAACCTGTATACGTATGCGGATGGAAAACATCCCGGCTATTCCGTCCAGGTAAACGGCGAACCTGTTTCTGCGACCTTGCAAGACGGGTATTTCTGCCTGAACCGCGCATGGAAAAAAGGGGACAAGGTGGAAGTGCGTTTCGATATGGAACCTCGTATTGTGAAGGCAAGCCATCAAGTGGAAGCCGACCGAGGCCGAATCGCGGTGGAACGGGGCCCGCTGGTTTATTGTGCGGAATGGCCGGATAACGATTTCGACGTGTCGGGTGTTTTGATGAACCGCTCGCCCCGGTTCGAAGTGGTTCCTCAACCCGGTTTGTTGTATGGCATCACACAATTAAAAACGGATGCACAGGTTTTAGGCTATGATGTCCGTGGGCGTCTTACGGCTACGGATGTAAAGCTAACGCTTATTCCTTATTATGCCTGGGCACATCGGGGACCGGGAGCTATGGCCGTATGGTTGCCGCAGGAGTTGAGTGCCTCGCGTCCTACCCTGCCTCCCAGCCTGGCTTCGGAAAGTAAAATAGAGGCATCTCATCCGGCAAAGTCTATCTCTGCCGTCAACGACCGCCTGGTTCCTCATGACGAAAGCGACCGTAGCGTGCCTTATTACCATTGGTGGCCTAAGCAGGGTACAACCGAATGGATTTCTTACGAGTTCCGTGCTCCCGCTACCGTTTCCAGTGCCACGGTTTATTGGTTCGACGATGCTCCGTGGGGTGGTTGCCGTGTTCCGCAATCGTGGAAAATCTACTACAAGGATGCTGCCGGCAGCTGGCAACCAGTGTCCGGAGCCAACCGCTATACAACCGAAAAAGGAATTGCCAATACGGTGCATTTCGACCCGGTGAAAACAACAGCGGTCAAACTGGAGGTATTGCAACCGGAAAAATACTCAAGCGGGGTGTTTGAGTGGGAAGTGAAATAG
- a CDS encoding nucleotidyl transferase AbiEii/AbiGii toxin family protein translates to MIPEIAITQWRNVVPWIDAKQVEQDLIICRALVVIFSDDYLAARLAFRGGTALHKLYLSPQPRYSEDIDLVQIKAEPIKPTIDRLREVLSFLGEPKVKQKKNNNTLIFRTESSIPPVFPIKLKVEINCREHFNILGLEEVDFEMDNLWFSGSCKIKTYKLDELVGTKVRALYERRKGRDLYDLYKALQNPALNPDNVICCFKGYMEKEEKKPSYKLYISNMEDKMKNEEFLGDTKTLLRPDEIYDMQQAYKIVKEIIIDRLATEGSME, encoded by the coding sequence ATGATACCGGAAATAGCAATCACGCAATGGAGAAATGTTGTACCTTGGATCGATGCCAAGCAAGTTGAACAAGATTTAATTATATGTAGGGCTTTAGTAGTTATTTTCAGCGATGATTATCTGGCAGCACGTCTTGCTTTTCGCGGTGGAACAGCACTCCATAAGTTGTACCTTTCCCCGCAACCTAGATACAGCGAAGACATTGACCTTGTCCAGATTAAAGCTGAACCTATAAAACCGACCATAGACAGGCTACGAGAGGTGTTGTCTTTTTTAGGAGAGCCAAAAGTGAAGCAAAAAAAGAACAATAATACTCTAATCTTTCGAACAGAATCTTCTATCCCACCGGTTTTTCCGATTAAACTCAAAGTTGAAATTAATTGTCGGGAACATTTTAATATATTGGGGTTGGAAGAAGTAGATTTTGAAATGGATAACTTATGGTTTTCGGGAAGTTGCAAAATTAAGACTTATAAGTTGGACGAACTTGTCGGAACCAAAGTTAGGGCTTTGTATGAAAGACGTAAAGGCAGAGACTTATATGACTTATATAAAGCTCTGCAAAATCCGGCACTTAACCCTGATAATGTTATATGCTGTTTCAAAGGGTACATGGAGAAGGAAGAAAAGAAACCCTCCTATAAATTATATATTTCCAACATGGAAGATAAAATGAAAAATGAAGAATTTCTGGGAGACACTAAAACTCTTTTGCGTCCAGATGAAATCTATGATATGCAGCAAGCATATAAGATTGTAAAGGAGATCATTATTGATAGGTTGGCTACGGAAGGAAGTATGGAATAA
- a CDS encoding type IV toxin-antitoxin system AbiEi family antitoxin domain-containing protein has protein sequence MDEVNTQFPRTTANNKRVSLWRLVEAGKIQSVWKGFYVIIPLEYELKGSVPPIIYIDQLMTYLNTEYYIGLLNAAAFYGASHQQSQELTIITDKGNYRDKHKNEVKINFVGKKFIPPAYIQQKTTKTGYVKISGPELTAMDLIFYQYEIGGLSRAATVLNELAEELDFNNVSGDFFSYFPSTIVQRLGYILDEVLEYNEIAQVLYDKAMQAGVSFRKSLLKPENNTERVSYNKQWRLVINEEIEIDE, from the coding sequence TTGGATGAAGTTAATACTCAATTTCCTCGAACAACAGCTAATAATAAGCGGGTTTCTCTTTGGAGATTGGTGGAAGCTGGAAAAATACAATCTGTATGGAAAGGTTTTTATGTAATTATCCCTCTAGAATATGAATTGAAAGGTTCTGTTCCTCCTATTATTTATATAGATCAATTAATGACCTATCTTAATACGGAATATTATATCGGGTTGTTAAATGCTGCTGCCTTTTATGGTGCTTCTCACCAGCAATCCCAAGAATTGACGATAATCACAGACAAAGGAAATTACAGGGATAAACATAAGAATGAAGTAAAAATAAATTTTGTCGGTAAAAAGTTCATTCCTCCAGCTTACATACAGCAAAAAACGACTAAAACAGGTTACGTAAAAATATCCGGCCCGGAATTGACGGCTATGGATTTAATATTTTATCAATATGAAATTGGCGGATTAAGCAGGGCTGCTACGGTTCTCAATGAGCTAGCCGAAGAATTAGATTTTAACAATGTAAGTGGTGATTTTTTCTCCTATTTTCCTTCCACTATAGTACAGCGTTTAGGATATATTTTAGATGAAGTGCTTGAATATAATGAAATTGCGCAAGTACTGTATGATAAAGCTATGCAGGCTGGTGTGTCCTTTAGAAAATCCCTGCTTAAACCTGAAAATAATACAGAACGAGTCTCTTATAATAAACAATGGAGATTAGTAATTAATGAAGAAATAGAAATTGACGAATGA
- a CDS encoding S9 family peptidase — protein sequence MNLIKLSTAIAFLLTTNLAYPQGSLDDYKRAYALKEKYNNQVFYSNVQPQWIGDSPYFWYIRHTPEGKIYVVVDAQKKTKTELFDHSRLAETLSRLSGKEIKAGQLPLEYLEVDPTRDTLRFICNNTRWEYTVTANNLVNKGAVAPRPTPRHWMETDDEKTASPVLSPDGKYTAFIKNHNVYVKELLSGKEKQVSYDGTLSNYYSAYIRWSPDSKKVASTKIRPIQKRYVYYVESSPADQLQPKLHKQEYAKPGDELPFRIPCIFEVETGTAFIPSTGLFDRQYHVGNLQWNSDSRALTFEYNQRGHQVYRVLELSAETGQVRTLVEETSDKYVNYPRYFRHDLADGKRLIWMSERDNWNHLYMYDRTTGQPLYQITRGEWYVRQVLHVDEENQVIYFSANGMERGEDPYLIRYYRIGLDGKGLTCLTPDKGMHRAWFSADKKYLVDVYSSVDEAPVAVLRNGRNGKVIMPLETADISRLLANGWKAPEVFVAKGRDGKTDMWGLIARPSNFDPSKKYPVIEYIYQGPGDQYVPKTFIPYNWNMTSLAELGFIVVQVDGMGTSFRSRTFENVCYKNLKDAGLPDHIAWIKAAGAKYPSMDLDRVGIYGCSAGGQESTAAVLFHPEFYKAAYSACGCHDNRMDKIWWNELWLGYPVGEQYKENSNTENAHLLTRPLMLVVGELDDNVDPASTMQLANALIKAGKDFELVVVPGAHHTMGEEFGEHKRYDFFVRHLLKVTPPEWEMLK from the coding sequence ATGAACCTCATTAAATTAAGCACAGCAATCGCTTTCCTTTTAACAACAAACCTAGCCTATCCCCAAGGCAGCCTGGACGATTACAAACGTGCGTATGCCCTGAAAGAGAAATACAACAATCAAGTATTCTACTCCAACGTACAACCTCAATGGATAGGGGACAGCCCTTACTTCTGGTATATCCGTCATACCCCCGAAGGAAAGATATATGTAGTGGTAGATGCCCAAAAGAAAACAAAAACGGAACTCTTCGACCATTCCCGTTTAGCGGAAACCCTCTCCCGGCTATCCGGAAAAGAAATAAAAGCCGGCCAACTTCCGTTGGAATACCTGGAAGTGGATCCCACCCGCGACACGCTCCGTTTCATCTGCAACAACACCCGGTGGGAATATACCGTAACGGCAAATAACCTTGTAAACAAAGGAGCCGTTGCCCCCCGTCCTACCCCCCGGCATTGGATGGAAACAGACGATGAAAAAACAGCTTCGCCGGTACTTTCTCCCGACGGAAAATATACCGCCTTTATTAAAAACCATAACGTGTATGTGAAAGAACTACTTTCCGGCAAAGAAAAACAGGTAAGTTACGACGGCACGTTAAGCAACTATTATTCCGCTTATATCCGCTGGTCGCCCGACAGTAAAAAGGTTGCCTCCACCAAAATACGTCCTATCCAAAAACGGTATGTCTATTATGTGGAATCTTCGCCTGCCGACCAATTGCAACCGAAACTGCACAAACAGGAATACGCAAAGCCGGGCGACGAATTGCCCTTCAGAATCCCTTGTATCTTCGAAGTGGAAACCGGCACGGCTTTCATTCCCTCTACCGGACTTTTCGACCGGCAATACCACGTAGGCAACTTGCAATGGAATTCCGACAGCCGGGCCCTTACGTTTGAGTACAACCAACGCGGACACCAAGTTTACCGAGTACTGGAATTATCTGCCGAAACAGGCCAGGTGCGCACCCTAGTAGAAGAGACTTCGGACAAATACGTCAACTACCCCCGCTATTTCCGGCACGACCTTGCTGATGGGAAACGGCTTATCTGGATGAGCGAAAGAGACAACTGGAACCACCTGTATATGTACGACCGCACCACCGGCCAGCCCCTTTACCAAATTACCCGAGGCGAATGGTATGTACGCCAGGTATTGCACGTGGATGAGGAGAACCAGGTGATTTATTTTTCGGCTAACGGCATGGAACGCGGCGAAGATCCTTATTTAATCCGTTATTACCGGATCGGATTGGATGGTAAGGGGCTTACTTGCCTCACACCGGACAAAGGGATGCATCGCGCCTGGTTTTCGGCAGATAAGAAATATCTGGTAGACGTGTATTCTTCGGTAGACGAAGCTCCTGTCGCGGTACTGCGTAACGGCCGGAACGGAAAGGTAATTATGCCTCTTGAAACGGCCGACATCAGCCGGCTGCTGGCAAACGGCTGGAAGGCTCCCGAAGTATTCGTTGCCAAAGGCCGGGACGGAAAGACGGATATGTGGGGATTGATTGCACGTCCCAGCAACTTCGACCCTTCGAAGAAATACCCGGTAATCGAATATATCTATCAAGGTCCCGGCGACCAATATGTACCCAAAACTTTCATCCCTTATAATTGGAACATGACTTCCCTTGCCGAACTCGGTTTTATTGTCGTGCAGGTAGACGGGATGGGTACTTCATTCCGCTCGCGCACTTTCGAAAATGTATGCTACAAGAATCTGAAAGACGCGGGACTACCGGATCATATCGCTTGGATAAAAGCTGCCGGAGCCAAATATCCTTCTATGGATTTGGACCGGGTAGGAATATACGGCTGTTCGGCGGGAGGCCAGGAATCCACGGCTGCCGTACTCTTTCATCCTGAATTTTACAAAGCTGCCTATTCCGCCTGCGGATGCCACGACAACCGGATGGATAAAATCTGGTGGAACGAGCTTTGGCTGGGATATCCCGTAGGCGAACAATACAAAGAAAACTCCAATACGGAAAACGCCCACCTCCTCACCCGGCCGCTCATGTTAGTAGTAGGCGAACTGGACGATAATGTAGACCCGGCTTCTACCATGCAACTGGCTAATGCCTTGATTAAAGCGGGCAAGGATTTCGAACTGGTGGTGGTTCCCGGCGCACATCATACCATGGGTGAAGAATTTGGTGAACATAAACGTTACGACTTTTTTGTGCGTCACCTCCTGAAAGTCACTCCTCCGGAATGGGAGATGTTAAAATAA
- a CDS encoding endonuclease/exonuclease/phosphatase family protein translates to MKTKFLFLALLVGLISCQANRPKSGEFTVATYNLRNANAGDSARGNGWGDRCPVIAQMVQYQDFDIFGTQECFLHQLKDLKAALPGYEYIGAGRDDGKEGGEHAAIFYRTDKFDLIKKGDFWLSETPEKPSKGWDAVLPRICSWGHFKCKDTGFEFLFFNLHMDHIGKQARVESAYLVQDKMKELGEGLPAILTGDFNVDQTHSSYKAFVSKGVLCDSYEVCDQRYALNGTFNSFNPNNYTTSRIDHIFLSPVFHVKKYGVLTDTYRKVKKEGEEKANVTDSPEEITVKRYEARTPSDHFPVKANLSYTLK, encoded by the coding sequence ATGAAGACAAAATTTTTATTTCTAGCCTTATTGGTCGGCTTGATAAGTTGTCAGGCCAATCGTCCCAAAAGCGGAGAATTTACAGTGGCAACTTACAACCTCAGAAACGCCAATGCCGGCGATTCTGCCAGGGGAAACGGCTGGGGCGACCGTTGTCCGGTAATTGCCCAAATGGTACAATATCAAGACTTTGATATTTTCGGAACGCAAGAATGTTTTTTACATCAACTAAAAGACTTGAAAGCTGCTTTGCCGGGATATGAATATATCGGTGCGGGCAGGGACGATGGAAAAGAAGGGGGAGAGCATGCTGCCATCTTTTATCGAACCGACAAATTCGATTTAATCAAAAAAGGGGATTTCTGGCTATCGGAAACTCCCGAAAAGCCGAGTAAAGGTTGGGATGCCGTGTTGCCCCGCATTTGCAGTTGGGGCCATTTCAAATGCAAAGATACGGGGTTCGAGTTTTTATTTTTTAACCTGCATATGGACCACATAGGTAAACAAGCCCGCGTAGAAAGTGCTTATTTGGTGCAAGATAAGATGAAAGAACTAGGGGAAGGGTTGCCTGCTATCTTGACAGGCGATTTCAATGTAGATCAAACTCATAGTTCTTATAAGGCTTTTGTAAGTAAAGGGGTGCTTTGTGATTCGTACGAGGTTTGTGACCAGCGATATGCTCTAAACGGAACGTTTAACAGCTTTAATCCTAATAATTATACAACCAGCCGGATCGACCATATATTCCTGTCGCCTGTTTTCCATGTAAAAAAATATGGGGTACTAACCGATACGTATCGAAAAGTGAAGAAAGAAGGGGAAGAAAAAGCAAATGTTACCGACAGTCCCGAAGAAATCACTGTAAAACGATACGAAGCGAGAACTCCTTCAGATCATTTTCCTGTGAAGGCAAATCTGTCTTATACTTTAAAATAA
- the def gene encoding peptide deformylase translates to MIIPIVTYGNPVLRRECEEVTPDYPELDVLIENMWGTLKSAEGSGLAAPQVKYPLQLFIVNSLDSYQYMSTANRETYFDGDTGIKETFLNARITEYGTEKYWDDEEGCLSIPGLSEPVRRSWRIQIEYQDREFKPCIRTYSGLTARVIQHEYDHTLGKLYIDYLGGLRKQLIKNKLQRILNKKVHPKYRIQ, encoded by the coding sequence ATGATTATACCTATTGTTACGTATGGCAATCCTGTGTTACGCCGGGAGTGTGAAGAAGTGACTCCGGATTATCCGGAGTTGGACGTGCTTATCGAGAATATGTGGGGTACGTTGAAGTCGGCAGAAGGTAGCGGTTTGGCTGCTCCCCAAGTGAAATATCCGTTGCAACTTTTTATTGTAAATAGCCTGGATAGTTACCAGTATATGAGTACAGCGAACCGGGAAACTTACTTTGATGGAGATACGGGTATTAAAGAAACATTCCTGAATGCCCGGATTACAGAATACGGAACAGAAAAATACTGGGATGATGAAGAGGGATGTTTGAGTATTCCGGGGCTTTCGGAACCTGTACGCCGTTCCTGGAGGATACAAATCGAGTATCAAGACAGGGAATTCAAACCTTGTATACGGACGTATTCCGGTCTAACCGCCAGAGTTATTCAACATGAGTACGACCATACGTTGGGGAAACTTTATATCGATTATCTGGGTGGATTGAGAAAGCAGTTAATAAAGAATAAACTGCAACGGATACTCAATAAGAAAGTACATCCTAAATACCGCATCCAATAA
- a CDS encoding 3-deoxy-D-manno-octulosonic acid transferase, with the protein MYNFAIRLYSFAVKIATPFHRKAKLMLQGQRNTTAILKAKIDRNARYVWFHASSLGEFEQGRPMMEKIKREYPDYKILLTFFSPSGYEVRKNYLGADVICYLPLDTPSNVRKFLDLANPEVAVFIKYEFWANYLNELHRRGIPTYIVSAIFRKEQVFFKWYGASYRNVLKCFKHLFVQDQASAGLLAKYGIKNVSVCGDTRFDRVMDICRQAKEVDLIERFVTLPDGSKALTLVCGSSWPQDETIFVDYFNEHPDLKLVIAPHEIHEEHLQYIESLLKRPSVRFSQADSQTIQEKDCIIIDCFGLLSSIYRYGEMAYVGGGFGTGIHNVLEAAVYKVPVIFGPKFQKFKEARDLIAAGGGFSITDSSSFSAKMDEFLLYKEALAAAGKNAGQMVQSHTGATDKIMKILSL; encoded by the coding sequence ATGTATAATTTCGCTATCCGCCTGTACTCATTCGCTGTAAAGATAGCCACACCTTTTCATCGAAAGGCGAAGCTGATGTTGCAGGGACAACGGAACACCACTGCTATATTAAAGGCAAAAATCGACAGGAATGCCCGCTATGTTTGGTTTCATGCTTCTTCGTTAGGCGAATTCGAGCAAGGGCGGCCTATGATGGAAAAAATAAAACGCGAGTATCCGGATTATAAGATATTGCTTACGTTCTTTTCTCCGTCAGGCTATGAAGTGCGTAAGAATTATCTGGGTGCTGATGTAATTTGCTATCTTCCGCTGGATACGCCGTCGAATGTGCGGAAGTTCCTGGATTTGGCGAATCCTGAGGTAGCTGTTTTTATTAAATATGAGTTTTGGGCAAATTATTTAAACGAATTGCACCGGCGAGGTATCCCGACTTATATTGTTTCGGCTATTTTTCGTAAAGAGCAGGTCTTTTTTAAATGGTATGGGGCAAGTTACCGGAATGTGTTGAAGTGCTTCAAGCATTTATTTGTCCAGGACCAAGCTTCTGCCGGGTTATTGGCAAAATACGGGATAAAGAATGTATCAGTTTGCGGAGATACGCGTTTTGACAGGGTAATGGATATTTGCCGGCAAGCGAAAGAAGTGGATTTGATTGAACGTTTTGTTACCTTGCCTGACGGTTCAAAGGCTTTGACTTTGGTTTGTGGGAGTTCCTGGCCGCAAGATGAAACTATTTTTGTAGATTATTTCAATGAACATCCGGATTTGAAATTGGTGATTGCTCCGCATGAGATACATGAGGAGCATTTGCAATATATCGAGTCGTTGTTAAAACGTCCGTCCGTCCGTTTCTCACAAGCTGATAGTCAAACGATACAGGAGAAGGATTGTATCATTATCGATTGTTTCGGTTTGCTGTCGTCTATTTACCGGTATGGAGAAATGGCTTATGTAGGAGGCGGATTCGGTACAGGGATCCATAATGTGTTGGAAGCCGCAGTATACAAAGTACCGGTTATCTTTGGTCCGAAATTCCAAAAGTTTAAGGAAGCGAGAGACCTGATAGCGGCAGGGGGAGGCTTTTCTATTACAGACAGCAGTTCTTTTTCTGCAAAGATGGATGAGTTTCTCCTTTACAAAGAAGCTCTTGCCGCAGCCGGTAAAAATGCCGGGCAGATGGTACAATCTCATACGGGGGCAACGGATAAAATAATGAAGATATTGTCCTTATAA
- the gltX gene encoding glutamate--tRNA ligase → MTERKVRVRFAPSPTGPLHIGGVRTALYNYLFAKQQGGEVILRIEDTDSQRFVPGAEDYIIEALTWLGIQFDEGVHKGGAYGPYRQSERKEIYKKYVDQLLNDGLAYLAFDTPAELENKRKEINNFQYDASTRMQMRNSLTLSKEETQALLDAGNQYVVRIKIEPDEDIVVNDLIRGKVVINSSILDDKVLYKSADHLPTYHLANIVDDHLMEVTHVIRGEEWLPSAPLHVLLYRYLGWEDTMPAFAHLPLLLKPEGNGKLSKRDGDRLGFPVFPLEWKDPKSGEISSGYRESGYLPEAVVNFLALLGWNPGNDQEIMSLDELVSHFSLERCSKSGAKFDYEKGKWFNHQYIQKKSDAEIAALFMPVLEEKGIKADSGYVELVVGMMKERVSFVKDLWTQSSFFFVAPTVYDEKTTKKRWKADSAVQLSELVEVLRPVEPFTIEHTEEVAMAWIQEKGYHLGNIMNAFRLALVGEGKGPHMFDIVAALGKEETIRRTQRAIEVLK, encoded by the coding sequence ATGACGGAAAGGAAAGTAAGAGTTCGTTTTGCACCCAGTCCTACTGGACCGTTGCATATCGGAGGTGTTCGTACCGCATTATATAATTATTTGTTTGCCAAACAACAAGGCGGAGAGGTGATTCTCCGTATCGAAGATACAGATTCCCAGCGTTTTGTGCCGGGAGCTGAAGATTATATTATAGAAGCCCTCACGTGGTTGGGTATTCAGTTTGACGAAGGAGTACATAAGGGTGGAGCTTATGGTCCGTATCGCCAGAGTGAGCGGAAAGAGATCTATAAAAAGTATGTCGACCAACTGTTAAACGACGGATTGGCTTATTTGGCTTTCGATACACCTGCAGAATTAGAAAATAAGCGCAAAGAGATCAATAATTTTCAATATGACGCTTCCACCCGGATGCAAATGCGCAATTCCTTAACTCTTTCCAAAGAAGAAACCCAAGCGTTACTTGACGCAGGAAACCAGTATGTAGTACGTATCAAGATCGAGCCGGATGAAGATATTGTGGTAAACGATTTAATCCGTGGGAAAGTAGTAATCAATTCTTCTATTCTGGATGATAAAGTCCTCTATAAATCCGCCGATCATTTACCCACTTACCATTTGGCAAATATTGTAGACGACCATTTGATGGAAGTAACTCACGTAATCCGGGGCGAAGAATGGTTACCCTCTGCCCCGTTACATGTGTTGTTATATAGATATTTAGGTTGGGAAGATACCATGCCGGCTTTTGCCCACCTTCCTTTATTGTTAAAGCCGGAAGGGAATGGGAAATTGAGCAAACGGGATGGCGACCGGTTAGGTTTTCCTGTCTTTCCGTTGGAATGGAAAGATCCGAAAAGCGGAGAGATTTCTTCCGGATACCGGGAAAGCGGTTATTTGCCGGAAGCGGTAGTTAATTTCCTGGCTTTATTAGGATGGAATCCTGGGAATGACCAGGAAATTATGTCTCTAGACGAATTAGTATCTCACTTTTCATTGGAAAGATGTAGCAAGAGTGGTGCTAAATTCGATTATGAAAAAGGGAAATGGTTCAACCATCAGTATATCCAGAAAAAAAGTGATGCGGAGATTGCCGCACTTTTCATGCCGGTTCTAGAAGAAAAAGGGATAAAGGCCGATTCCGGCTATGTAGAGCTGGTTGTCGGGATGATGAAAGAACGTGTCAGTTTTGTCAAGGATTTGTGGACGCAATCTTCTTTCTTTTTTGTTGCCCCTACGGTATATGATGAAAAGACAACCAAGAAACGCTGGAAAGCGGATTCTGCCGTTCAACTGTCTGAATTGGTGGAAGTGCTTCGGCCTGTAGAGCCTTTTACCATAGAGCATACGGAAGAGGTCGCTATGGCATGGATACAAGAAAAAGGCTATCATTTGGGGAATATAATGAATGCTTTCCGCCTGGCTTTGGTAGGCGAAGGAAAAGGCCCTCACATGTTTGATATTGTAGCTGCTTTGGGGAAAGAGGAAACGATTCGCCGTACGCAACGTGCTATTGAAGTATTAAAATAA